The following proteins are co-located in the Bordetella bronchialis genome:
- a CDS encoding class I SAM-dependent methyltransferase, with amino-acid sequence MAISTLATPEARDTAQPDLAALKARQQGAWASGDYAVVGTTLQIVGEQLCESLDIRAGQKVLDVAAGNGNVSLAAARRCCDVTATDYVPALLARARERAAADRLSIEFQEADAEALPFQDASFDVVVSTFGVMFTPDQDKAASELLRVCRPGGKIGLANWTPDGFIGQVFKTLGKHLPPPAGVRSPAQWGTRARIEEMFGAQASSIQCEPRTFVFRYRSPEHWMQVFKTYYGPLLKAFAALDAAGQSALAGDLVALIGRFNRSGDGGVVVPSEYLEIVITRR; translated from the coding sequence ATGGCCATATCCACCCTCGCCACCCCTGAAGCGCGGGATACCGCGCAGCCCGACCTGGCCGCCCTGAAGGCGCGCCAGCAGGGCGCCTGGGCATCCGGGGACTATGCCGTCGTAGGCACGACACTGCAGATCGTCGGCGAACAATTGTGCGAGTCGCTCGATATCCGCGCCGGGCAAAAGGTGCTCGACGTGGCGGCCGGCAACGGCAACGTCTCGCTGGCCGCGGCGCGGCGCTGCTGCGACGTGACCGCCACGGACTATGTTCCCGCCTTGCTGGCGCGGGCCCGCGAGCGCGCCGCCGCGGACCGGCTGTCCATCGAATTCCAGGAGGCCGACGCCGAAGCGCTGCCCTTCCAGGACGCCAGTTTCGACGTGGTCGTGTCCACCTTCGGGGTAATGTTCACGCCGGACCAGGACAAGGCCGCGAGCGAACTGCTGCGCGTGTGCCGGCCGGGCGGCAAGATCGGCCTGGCGAACTGGACGCCGGACGGTTTCATCGGCCAGGTCTTCAAGACCCTGGGCAAGCATCTGCCGCCGCCCGCCGGCGTGCGTTCCCCCGCGCAATGGGGCACCCGCGCGCGCATCGAGGAGATGTTCGGCGCGCAGGCGTCGTCCATCCAATGCGAGCCGCGCACATTCGTCTTCCGCTATCGTTCGCCGGAGCACTGGATGCAGGTCTTCAAGACGTACTACGGTCCGCTGCTGAAGGCCTTCGCCGCGCTGGATGCGGCCGGGCAATCGGCCCTTGCCGGCGACCTGGTCGCGCTGATCGGCCGGTTCAACCGGTCCGGCGACGGCGGGGTGGTGGTGCCCAGCGAATACCTGGAGATCGTGATCACCCGCCGCTGA
- a CDS encoding Bug family tripartite tricarboxylate transporter substrate binding protein, translating into MKIRALPALAALFAAACVPLAAAADDFPNRPITFVVPFAAGSATDQIARALAQGVTEQTGQAVVIEDKPGASAMIGAQDVARAKPDGYRVLITTNTTHAANEHLYKRLQYDPVKDFEPLTLLGKGSQIMVVNPSFPAKTVGDFLAMARKEPGKLSFGSGSSSSRIAGELLQQMADVKLLHVPYKSNPLALTDLLGGQISTMITDMATGLPQVQSGKLRALGVTTLKRSSLAPDVPTIAESGVPGYEMGYWFAAYAPAGTPADVVQRLNALLIKATQSAAAKQFYSSTGTDPATSTPAELAAFQKAESRKWQTIIKQAGIEPE; encoded by the coding sequence ATGAAGATCCGCGCCCTGCCGGCCCTGGCCGCATTGTTCGCCGCCGCCTGCGTCCCGCTGGCGGCAGCCGCCGACGATTTCCCCAATCGCCCCATCACTTTCGTGGTGCCGTTCGCCGCGGGCAGCGCCACCGACCAGATCGCGCGCGCGCTGGCCCAAGGCGTGACCGAGCAGACCGGACAGGCCGTGGTGATCGAGGACAAACCCGGCGCCAGCGCGATGATAGGCGCGCAGGACGTGGCCCGCGCCAAGCCGGACGGCTACCGGGTGCTTATCACCACCAACACCACGCACGCGGCGAACGAACACCTGTACAAGCGCCTGCAATACGACCCCGTCAAGGATTTCGAGCCTTTGACCCTGCTGGGCAAGGGTAGCCAGATCATGGTGGTGAACCCGTCCTTCCCGGCCAAGACCGTGGGCGACTTCCTGGCCATGGCGCGCAAGGAACCGGGCAAGCTGAGCTTCGGCAGCGGCAGCTCCAGCAGCCGCATCGCCGGCGAATTGCTGCAACAGATGGCCGACGTGAAGCTGCTGCACGTTCCCTACAAGAGCAACCCGCTGGCCTTGACGGACCTGCTGGGCGGCCAGATCAGCACCATGATCACCGACATGGCCACCGGCCTGCCGCAAGTCCAATCGGGCAAACTGCGCGCCCTGGGCGTGACCACGCTGAAGCGTTCCTCGCTGGCGCCGGACGTGCCCACCATCGCGGAATCCGGCGTGCCGGGCTATGAAATGGGCTATTGGTTCGCGGCCTATGCGCCCGCCGGCACCCCCGCCGACGTGGTCCAGCGCCTGAACGCCCTGCTGATCAAGGCCACGCAGAGCGCCGCGGCCAAGCAGTTCTATTCGAGCACCGGCACCGATCCGGCCACCTCCACCCCGGCCGAGCTGGCGGCTTTCCAGAAAGCCGAATCCCGGAAGTGGCAGACCATCATCAAGCAGGCCGGCATCGAGCCGGAGTAA
- a CDS encoding acyclic terpene utilization AtuA family protein, which produces MSDAHDLSHAAERGTAEPLLIGCASGFSGDRTDGAGPVVDTLAARGGGTLIFETLAERTLALAQLARQQHPQGGYEPLLDELVGPVLARCQAHGIRIVSNFGAANPPGAARRIAELARMQGLPTPRIAVVHGDDLSSPEQRALLREQLGARMDGMDIVSANAYLGATEIAAALRAGADIVVAGRVADPSLTVGPALAHFGWREDDWEKLGRATMAGHMLECGTQVTGGYFCVPGLKDVDGLHETGFPIAEIAPSGDFVVGKAANTGGRVDARTAKEQLLYEVHDPARYLTPDVVADLSRAEVLELGVDRVQLRGITGHARPDTLKVNVCHRGGWLGEAEISYAGVQAEARARLAADIVRRRLKGALPLRIDLIGAISILDNDDGTLRAGLADGHARDVRLRVAGSHADRAVAERVLREVTALYCCGPAGGGGVRTALRPRLNMVSCTIDRQAVRAGWRMMDAAEATQ; this is translated from the coding sequence ATGTCGGACGCACACGACCTTTCCCATGCCGCCGAGCGCGGCACCGCCGAACCGCTGCTGATCGGCTGCGCATCGGGCTTTTCCGGCGACCGCACGGACGGCGCCGGGCCCGTGGTGGATACGCTGGCCGCGCGCGGCGGCGGCACCCTGATATTCGAAACCCTGGCCGAACGGACACTGGCCCTGGCCCAGCTGGCCCGGCAGCAGCATCCCCAAGGAGGCTACGAGCCCCTGCTGGACGAGCTGGTGGGGCCGGTGCTGGCGCGTTGCCAGGCCCACGGTATCCGCATCGTCAGCAACTTCGGCGCGGCCAACCCGCCCGGCGCGGCGCGGCGCATCGCCGAACTGGCGCGGATGCAAGGCCTGCCCACGCCGCGCATCGCGGTGGTGCACGGCGACGACCTGTCCTCGCCCGAGCAGCGCGCGCTGCTGCGCGAACAGCTGGGCGCCCGCATGGACGGCATGGACATCGTCAGCGCCAACGCCTACCTGGGCGCCACCGAAATAGCCGCCGCGCTGCGGGCGGGAGCCGATATCGTCGTGGCCGGCCGGGTCGCCGATCCCTCGCTGACGGTGGGACCGGCGCTGGCGCACTTCGGCTGGCGCGAAGACGACTGGGAAAAACTCGGCCGCGCCACGATGGCGGGCCATATGCTGGAATGCGGTACCCAGGTCACCGGCGGTTATTTCTGCGTGCCGGGATTGAAGGACGTCGACGGCCTGCATGAAACCGGCTTCCCCATCGCGGAGATCGCCCCCAGCGGCGACTTCGTCGTCGGCAAGGCCGCGAACACCGGCGGCCGGGTGGACGCCCGCACGGCCAAGGAACAGCTGCTGTACGAGGTGCACGACCCGGCCCGCTACCTGACGCCGGACGTGGTGGCGGACCTGAGCCGGGCGGAAGTCCTGGAACTCGGCGTCGACCGCGTACAGTTGCGCGGCATCACCGGCCATGCCCGCCCGGACACCTTGAAGGTCAACGTCTGCCACCGCGGCGGCTGGTTGGGCGAAGCGGAAATCTCCTACGCGGGCGTACAGGCCGAAGCCCGCGCGCGGCTGGCCGCCGACATCGTCCGCCGCCGCCTGAAAGGCGCGCTGCCGCTGCGCATCGATCTGATCGGCGCCATCAGCATCCTGGACAACGACGACGGCACCCTGCGCGCCGGACTGGCCGACGGCCATGCCCGCGACGTGCGCTTGCGCGTGGCCGGCTCGCATGCCGACCGCGCCGTCGCCGAGCGCGTGCTGCGCGAGGTCACCGCGCTGTATTGCTGCGGGCCGGCCGGCGGCGGCGGTGTGCGCACCGCGCTGCGGCCGCGCCTGAACATGGTGTCCTGCACCATCGACCGGCAGGCGGTCCGCGCCGGATGGCGCATGATGGACGCCGCGGAGGCAACACAATGA
- a CDS encoding ferredoxin--NADP reductase, whose amino-acid sequence MAAFNTERVLSVHHWNDTLFSFKTTRDAALRFHNGHFVMIGLEVEGKPLLRAYSIASANYEENLEFLSIKVPDGPLTSRLQHLKEGDTILVSRKPVGTLVVHDLKPGKNLYLFGTGTGLAPFMSIIKDPDVYERFEKVVLVHGVRWKSELAYADYIQNELPANEFFGDMVNGKLIYYPTVTREPFRNQGRITELVESGKLFQDIGLPPLNPENDRAMICGSPHMLADISAMLDKRGFTVSPGVGQPGDYVVERAFVEK is encoded by the coding sequence ATGGCAGCCTTCAATACCGAGCGCGTCCTGAGCGTGCACCACTGGAACGACACCCTGTTTTCCTTCAAGACCACCCGCGATGCGGCGCTGCGGTTCCACAACGGCCATTTCGTCATGATCGGCCTGGAAGTGGAGGGCAAGCCCTTGCTGCGCGCCTACAGCATCGCCAGCGCCAACTACGAGGAAAACCTGGAATTCCTCAGCATCAAGGTGCCGGACGGTCCGCTCACTTCCCGCCTGCAGCACCTGAAGGAAGGCGACACCATCCTGGTCAGCCGCAAGCCGGTCGGCACGCTGGTCGTGCATGATCTCAAGCCGGGCAAGAACCTGTACCTGTTCGGCACGGGCACCGGCCTGGCGCCCTTCATGAGCATCATCAAGGACCCGGACGTCTACGAGCGTTTCGAGAAAGTCGTGCTGGTGCACGGCGTGCGCTGGAAGAGCGAGCTGGCGTATGCCGACTACATCCAGAACGAGTTGCCGGCCAACGAATTCTTCGGCGACATGGTCAACGGCAAGTTGATCTATTACCCCACCGTCACGCGCGAACCGTTCCGCAACCAGGGCCGCATTACCGAGCTCGTGGAAAGCGGCAAGCTGTTCCAGGATATCGGCCTGCCGCCGCTGAACCCGGAAAACGATCGCGCCATGATCTGCGGCAGCCCGCACATGCTGGCCGACATCAGCGCCATGCTGGACAAGCGCGGCTTCACCGTGTCGCCGGGCGTGGGCCAGCCCGGCGATTACGTCGTCGAACGCGCCTTCGTCGAGAAGTAA
- a CDS encoding LysR family transcriptional regulator has protein sequence MNLSARHLRAFVALAEEKHFTRAAQRCHLTQPAFSALIRAIEDDAGMRLFDRTTRHVELTAEGRVLETSARRLLADFDLVMEDLRDHAARRRGRVALAALPSLAAGWLPEILAGFHRSYPGIALTLRDALLDPCLDMVRDGEVDFAVASRRADMADLDSEFLHADRFHLVCRADHPLAAQAAVTLAQVVKWPLIQLARNSSVRQHLDAALGRRRLRPLVEVEHLATVTGLVAAGLGVSLVPAMTLFHFRRPGVAIRPLAGKAPTRALYLVKRSGRTLPLAAQTLYQTLLRERENIASLERDAGLSR, from the coding sequence ATGAATCTCTCGGCCCGGCACCTGCGCGCCTTTGTCGCCCTGGCGGAGGAAAAGCACTTCACGCGGGCCGCGCAGCGCTGCCACCTGACCCAGCCGGCCTTCAGCGCCCTGATCCGCGCCATCGAGGACGACGCCGGCATGCGGCTGTTCGACCGCACCACGCGGCACGTGGAGCTGACGGCGGAAGGGCGCGTGCTGGAGACATCCGCCCGCCGCTTGCTGGCGGACTTCGATCTGGTCATGGAAGACTTGCGCGACCACGCCGCCCGCCGCCGGGGCCGGGTGGCGCTGGCGGCTTTGCCGTCGCTGGCCGCCGGCTGGCTGCCGGAGATCCTGGCCGGTTTCCACCGCAGCTATCCCGGCATCGCGCTGACACTGCGCGACGCGCTGCTCGATCCCTGCCTGGACATGGTGCGCGACGGCGAGGTCGATTTCGCCGTGGCCTCGCGGCGGGCCGATATGGCCGACCTGGACAGCGAGTTCCTGCATGCCGACCGCTTCCACCTGGTCTGCCGCGCCGACCACCCGCTGGCGGCGCAGGCGGCGGTCACGCTGGCCCAGGTGGTCAAGTGGCCGCTGATCCAGCTGGCGCGCAATAGCAGCGTCCGCCAACACCTGGATGCCGCGCTGGGGCGGCGGCGGCTGCGGCCGCTGGTGGAAGTGGAGCACCTTGCCACCGTGACGGGCCTGGTCGCCGCGGGCCTGGGCGTCAGCCTGGTGCCGGCGATGACCCTGTTCCATTTCCGTCGTCCCGGGGTGGCGATCCGGCCCCTGGCGGGCAAGGCGCCCACCCGTGCGCTATACCTGGTCAAGCGCAGCGGACGCACCTTGCCGCTGGCCGCCCAGACCCTGTACCAGACTCTGTTGCGGGAGCGTGAAAATATCGCGTCGCTGGAGC
- a CDS encoding glycerophosphodiester phosphodiesterase family protein gives MPRRLPRPWLLSLVAIVLAGCATAPDAPADRPAPSLPRIVAHRGGTGDAPENTLQAIRAALAHHADAMWLSVQLSKDGVPVLYRPADLSALTDATGPVAARTAAELARVNVGWRFKTTDTQGKDAYPYRGTPAGIPTLRAALRILPADMPVILDMKSLPAAPLARAVARVLDEDGAWSRVTLYSTEAAYQQAFAAYPQARLFESRDATRARLLRVLLGQGCEDPPAAHSAAAFEMHRVFTVTEKFTLGTGQSQVDATLWTPRTVACFRRQPGVRLIAIAVNDAADYRRAACLGMDAVLADSPERMARIRAATDPASACAAPRVD, from the coding sequence ATGCCGCGCCGCCTGCCCCGCCCCTGGCTTCTTTCCCTCGTCGCCATCGTGCTGGCCGGCTGCGCCACGGCGCCGGACGCGCCGGCGGACCGCCCGGCGCCATCGCTGCCGCGCATCGTCGCGCATCGCGGCGGCACCGGCGACGCCCCGGAAAACACCCTGCAGGCGATACGGGCGGCCCTTGCCCATCATGCCGATGCGATGTGGCTCAGCGTGCAATTGAGCAAGGACGGCGTGCCCGTCCTCTACCGCCCCGCCGATCTGTCCGCGCTTACCGATGCCACGGGGCCGGTGGCGGCGCGCACCGCGGCCGAGCTGGCGCGGGTCAACGTGGGCTGGCGCTTCAAGACCACCGATACCCAGGGCAAGGACGCCTACCCGTACCGCGGGACGCCGGCGGGTATCCCGACCCTGCGCGCCGCGCTGCGCATTTTGCCTGCGGACATGCCGGTGATCCTGGACATGAAATCGCTACCGGCGGCGCCCCTGGCGCGCGCGGTGGCGCGCGTGCTGGATGAAGATGGCGCCTGGTCCCGCGTCACCCTGTATTCGACCGAGGCCGCCTATCAGCAGGCCTTCGCGGCCTATCCCCAGGCCAGGCTGTTCGAATCGCGCGACGCCACCCGCGCGCGGCTGCTGCGGGTGCTGCTGGGCCAAGGCTGCGAGGACCCGCCCGCGGCGCACAGCGCGGCGGCGTTCGAAATGCATCGCGTCTTTACGGTCACGGAGAAGTTCACCTTGGGCACGGGCCAGTCCCAGGTGGACGCGACGCTGTGGACACCGCGCACGGTGGCCTGCTTCCGGCGCCAGCCCGGCGTGCGCCTCATCGCGATCGCGGTAAACGATGCCGCCGATTACCGGCGGGCGGCCTGCCTGGGCATGGATGCGGTGCTGGCCGATTCGCCGGAACGCATGGCGCGCATCCGCGCCGCCACCGACCCGGCATCGGCCTGCGCGGCCCCGCGCGTGGATTGA